Proteins encoded together in one Gammaproteobacteria bacterium window:
- a CDS encoding heavy metal response regulator transcription factor codes for MNILVVEDNEKAANYICTGLKENFYVPEVAYNGIDGLHLAKTKHFDLIILDVMLPQLDGWEFITLFRQTNSKIPIIFLSARGDINDKIKGFELGGDDYLAKPFSFTELLLRVRSLLKRTQPRSNDLVHIADLTIDYKKHQVTRDNKRIPLSSKEFLLLQLFVQHAGKVLSRTYIAEHVWDINFECDTNVIDVAVKRLRAKLRDDNNQLIQSVRGVGYVFEEQ; via the coding sequence ATGAATATACTCGTGGTAGAAGACAACGAAAAAGCAGCAAATTATATCTGCACTGGACTCAAAGAAAATTTTTATGTCCCGGAAGTTGCTTACAATGGTATTGATGGTTTACATCTAGCAAAAACTAAACACTTTGATTTGATTATTTTAGATGTGATGTTACCGCAGCTTGATGGTTGGGAATTTATCACACTTTTTCGCCAAACAAATTCCAAAATTCCGATTATCTTTCTTTCTGCGCGAGGAGATATCAATGATAAGATAAAAGGCTTTGAACTTGGAGGAGATGATTACCTTGCCAAACCTTTTTCATTCACAGAATTACTATTAAGAGTTCGTTCATTACTCAAACGTACACAACCAAGATCAAATGATCTTGTTCACATTGCCGATCTCACAATCGATTATAAAAAACATCAGGTTACCCGAGATAACAAACGAATTCCTCTTTCTTCAAAGGAATTCTTACTTTTACAATTGTTTGTGCAACACGCTGGAAAAGTACTATCCCGCACTTATATAGCAGAACACGTATGGGATATTAATTTTGAGTGCGATACGAACGTCATCGATGTGGCTGTAAAGAGGTTACGCGCTAAACTACGCGATGACAATAATCAATTAATACAGTCAGTGCGCGGAGTGGGTTATGTTTTCGAAGAACAATGA
- a CDS encoding DUF2520 domain-containing protein, producing MRQVPYPLIVGNGNMATHFCHYLSLLEIVYCQWSRKSHSPISLEARFDQSTLTILLISDDSLTPFIETHSFLKTKPIIHFSGVLSIEGIQSAHPLMSFHNELYDLETYKTIPFFLELGQENNLAFLPNAFFTIPSELKMYYHMLCVLSGNFTCILWQKYFHEMESRFHLPKSVSEPYFKQIMQNIIKAPNTALTGPLVRNDINTINHHLVALKNDEFSFIYQAFVTLFENRRSYESL from the coding sequence ATGCGACAGGTACCTTATCCGCTGATTGTCGGCAACGGCAATATGGCCACACATTTCTGCCACTATTTATCTCTACTCGAGATAGTTTATTGCCAATGGTCTCGCAAATCCCACTCTCCTATCTCACTTGAAGCACGTTTCGATCAATCTACGTTAACGATATTGCTAATCTCGGACGATAGCTTGACACCTTTTATCGAGACACACTCTTTTTTAAAAACAAAACCGATCATTCATTTTTCGGGGGTGCTTTCTATTGAAGGAATTCAAAGTGCTCATCCGTTGATGAGCTTTCATAACGAATTATATGATCTTGAAACTTATAAGACGATTCCTTTCTTCCTCGAATTAGGACAAGAAAATAATCTTGCGTTTTTACCCAATGCTTTTTTTACGATTCCATCAGAATTAAAAATGTATTATCACATGCTATGTGTACTCAGCGGAAATTTTACGTGTATTTTGTGGCAGAAATATTTCCATGAAATGGAATCGCGTTTTCACTTGCCCAAGTCGGTGAGCGAGCCTTATTTTAAACAAATTATGCAAAATATCATTAAAGCTCCTAATACCGCTTTGACGGGACCGCTCGTTCGCAATGATATCAACACTATCAACCACCACCTGGTGGCCCTTAAAAATGATGAGTTCAGTTTTATTTATCAGGCCTTTGTGACTCTGTTTGAAAATAGGAGAAGCTATGAAAGTTTATGA
- the panB gene encoding 3-methyl-2-oxobutanoate hydroxymethyltransferase, with translation MKVYDFQRMKNENRKISMVTCYDNWSAQIIAKSKIDSILIGDTLAMVMYGHDTTLPATVNIMSRHIEAVAKGAPNKFIVGDMPFCSYRKGLAETMNSVEKIMRAGAHAIKLESAEGNFELINHIVHSGIPVMGHIGLTPQSIHSLGGFKVQGKSDFHAEKIKLQAKQLENAGCFAMVLECMPADVAHEITHSLTIPTIGIGAGPHTSGQILVLQDMLGMNSFKPKYLKRYLNGFKMIQSALDDYVNEVKTSTYPEAEHCYAKN, from the coding sequence ATGAAAGTTTATGATTTTCAGAGAATGAAAAACGAAAATCGAAAAATCTCAATGGTAACTTGTTATGACAACTGGTCAGCACAAATTATCGCCAAAAGCAAAATCGATAGCATACTTATTGGCGACACGCTTGCTATGGTCATGTACGGTCATGATACCACTTTACCAGCGACGGTTAATATTATGTCTAGGCACATTGAAGCAGTGGCAAAAGGTGCGCCCAACAAATTTATTGTAGGAGACATGCCATTTTGTTCTTACCGAAAAGGCTTGGCTGAAACCATGAATTCGGTAGAAAAAATAATGAGGGCCGGTGCGCATGCGATTAAACTTGAGAGTGCGGAAGGAAATTTTGAATTGATCAATCATATTGTTCACTCTGGGATTCCGGTGATGGGGCATATTGGTTTAACACCGCAATCAATTCATAGTCTCGGAGGGTTTAAAGTCCAAGGTAAAAGCGATTTTCATGCTGAAAAAATTAAACTGCAAGCTAAACAATTAGAAAATGCTGGTTGTTTTGCGATGGTACTTGAATGCATGCCTGCTGATGTCGCACACGAAATCACTCATTCACTGACTATTCCAACCATTGGCATAGGCGCTGGCCCTCATACATCAGGTCAAATTCTCGTGCTGCAAGACATGTTAGGTATGAATTCTTTTAAACCTAAGTATTTAAAACGATATTTAAATGGGTTTAAAATGATTCAATCTGCCCTAGATGATTATGTAAACGAGGTTAAAACTTCGACTTATCCAGAAGCGGAGCACTGTTATGCAAAAAATTAA
- the panC gene encoding pantoate--beta-alanine ligase: MQKINSVKDFQIIRKTLDKSVGFVSTMGNLHDGHLSLLVKSKEENDITVLSIFINPTQFNNAEDLKRYPKTLTDDCKLAESVEVDYLFVPSFSDIYPDNYNYKVSESKVSALLEGKRRPGHFEGMLTIVLKLLLIIRPTRAYFGEKDFQQMILVKKMAEAFFLETEIISCPTIRNRNGLPLSSRNNRFTAEQFEKAQLLPHLFHGSQTPEEIASQLILAGFEVEYIEDFDRRRFAAVSLDGIRLIDNIPLEAL, translated from the coding sequence ATGCAAAAAATTAATTCCGTAAAAGATTTTCAAATAATTCGGAAAACCTTAGATAAATCCGTAGGTTTTGTTTCGACCATGGGAAATCTGCACGATGGGCACTTGAGTTTATTAGTTAAATCCAAAGAAGAGAATGACATCACAGTTTTAAGTATTTTTATAAATCCCACTCAATTCAATAATGCTGAGGATCTTAAACGCTACCCAAAAACGCTAACTGACGATTGTAAATTAGCAGAATCAGTAGAAGTAGATTATCTTTTTGTGCCAAGTTTTTCTGATATTTATCCTGATAACTATAATTACAAAGTGTCAGAGTCTAAGGTAAGTGCTCTATTAGAAGGAAAGCGTAGGCCGGGGCATTTCGAAGGTATGCTAACGATTGTTTTGAAACTGCTGTTAATTATACGCCCAACTAGAGCGTATTTTGGCGAAAAAGATTTCCAGCAAATGATTTTAGTCAAAAAAATGGCAGAAGCCTTTTTTCTTGAAACAGAAATTATAAGCTGCCCTACGATCCGCAATAGAAATGGCCTTCCTTTAAGCTCGCGCAATAATCGATTTACTGCCGAGCAATTTGAAAAAGCCCAATTATTGCCACACCTCTTTCACGGCTCTCAAACACCTGAAGAAATCGCATCACAACTTATTTTAGCTGGCTTTGAGGTTGAATATATTGAAGATTTTGACCGTAGGCGTTTTGCTGCGGTATCTTTGGATGGCATACGGTTAATTGATAATATTCCTTTGGAGGCATTATGA
- a CDS encoding type III pantothenate kinase: protein MILCLDVGNTHIYGGVFENDKLILQFRYPSTNVSTSDQLGIFFRHVLTENNIVYSKIIDVSVGSVVPSLDYSIRSAIVKYFNIEPFFLKAGAKTGLKISVKNPLELGADRIANSIAAVQQFSDSHIIVVDLGTATTFDIVKKGNEYLGGIIMPGIKISMTALTENTAKLPPVNIVRPEKVVGQTSITNIQSGLYYGHLGSIVGIINQVTQEVFGGITPIILGTGGFSHLFDKENIFTAIVPELVLFGLKITLEKNKDRLF from the coding sequence ATGATTTTATGTTTAGATGTGGGCAATACTCATATTTATGGTGGAGTCTTTGAGAACGATAAACTGATATTGCAGTTTCGTTATCCAAGTACCAATGTGTCGACTTCGGATCAACTGGGTATTTTTTTCAGACATGTCCTTACTGAAAATAATATTGTTTATTCGAAAATTATTGATGTTTCAGTGGGCTCGGTAGTTCCATCATTAGATTATTCCATCAGATCAGCTATCGTTAAATACTTTAACATTGAACCTTTTTTTCTGAAAGCAGGTGCTAAAACAGGATTGAAAATTTCCGTCAAAAACCCATTGGAGCTTGGAGCTGACCGTATTGCCAATTCCATAGCTGCCGTGCAACAGTTTTCTGATAGCCATATTATTGTAGTCGATCTTGGAACGGCGACAACTTTTGATATCGTAAAAAAAGGAAATGAATACTTAGGCGGCATCATTATGCCTGGAATCAAAATTTCTATGACTGCACTAACTGAAAACACGGCAAAGCTTCCTCCGGTTAATATCGTCCGACCTGAGAAGGTTGTCGGTCAAACAAGCATTACCAACATACAATCCGGATTATATTATGGTCATTTGGGCTCCATTGTAGGGATCATCAATCAAGTTACACAAGAAGTCTTCGGAGGTATAACCCCTATCATTTTAGGGACAGGTGGATTTAGTCACTTATTTGACAAAGAAAATATTTTTACAGCGATTGTTCCCGAACTCGTTTTATTCGGATTAAAAATCACACTTGAAAAAAATAAGGATCGTTTGTTTTGA